The stretch of DNA CGGAGAGCGCGAAGCGGACCTTCTCGATCGACATGCCCAGCGACTTCGCCGTCTGCTCGCCCAGCAACAGGACGTTCATTTGTCGCGACCCGGCGATCGAGAGGAGAACCGCCACGATCGTCCACGGCAGCACGAGGCGGACCTGTTCCCAGTCGGTGCCAGTAAGCGATCCGGTCGTCCACGCGATCGCCGACTGGACGACGCCGATGTCGTCCGCGAAGAAAAACAGCGCCGTCTGCAGCGAGCCGAAGACCGTGCCGACGATGACGCCGGCGAGCACCAGTCGAACCGGTGACGTCCCGTTCTTCCAGGCGATCACGTAGACGATGAGAAACGCGACCGCACCCCCGAGAGCGGCGATCAACGGGAGGAACGCCGACAGACCGCCGAAGACGACGAGAGTTAGCAGAATCATCAGCCCCGCTCCCGAGGAGACACCGAGGATGAACGGACTCGCGAGTTCGTTCCGGGTTACCGCCTGGAAGATCGCCCCCGAGATAGCGAGGTTCATGCCGACGAAGACGGCGACGAACACCCGCGGGAGGCGGATGTTCCAGACGATGAGGCTCTCGGTGCTCATCTCGGGCATCGTTTCGCCCAGCAAGAACGCGTCCCACGCGTGGGGATTGAACACCACGTTCGGATTGAACACCGCACGCCACGCTTCGGCGAACGTCATCGAGTACGCGCCGTAACTTACCTGAATCATCGCGCCGACGAAGACGACGGCGAGGCTACCCAACATTACCGTGACGAGCTTCGGATCGAAGAGCCACCCGAACCGCGTCTCGTCCGCCATCGATGTCGCCGTCTGATCCGCCCCGACGCTCGACTTTCTCCCGCTCATCGGTGGACCGTACCGGTTAATTCGACTGATACGGGAGACGAGAATCCATCGGTCGTTTCGGTGGTCGACCCGGTACTGTCTTTCCCTCGCACCCACCGTCCAAAAGTCGATACGTCGCCGGTGACCGCACCGCCGTATTTCACGCAATCTCGCCAGTGCGGCGTTTCAACCTCCCCGAATTCTTTCACCATACTGGTTTAGGCTCACCTAAAGAATAAAACCGTTCCGATTTTTAGGCCAACCTAATCGACCTGCTACGTCAGCGGGGACCGCCACATTGCGGACACATCGGCGGTCCCATTTCGGGAAGCGAAAGGCCACAGTAGGGGCACCCGTCGCCGTCGGGGGAACTCATCTCGCTGACGACCTCGTCGGTTCGTTCGCGGATCGCCTCGATCGACCCGATTCCGTTCGAAGCGCCATCGACCTGCCCGTCGTCGTCCGCCCCAATCGCAAATCGGACTCGGTCGGCGAGGAACTGCTCGGCATCGTCGTCCGCGATCGAAGTCACGTCAGGTACCGACACGTCCGAATCCGACCGACCGAGCAGACCGAACGCTTCGGCCGCCCGTCCCCGCACGTAGGGGCTCTCGTCGTCCAACCGATCGGACAGCTCATCGACGCTTTCCGACACTGCACTCGGATACGTACAGCCGATCGCGACGAGCGCGGTACAGAGGTGATACCGGACGAATTCGTTCGAATCGGTTAGATGTCTGGTTAGATCCGCGACGTGGTGACGGAGTCGGTCCTGATCGCCCAACGCGACGTACTCGAGCGTTTTCGCCAGCTTCTCCCTCACTTCGGGTTCGTCGAACGAGAGTCCGACTCGCAGGTCCGCGAGCACCTCGGGCGAGGCGACCGTCGTCGGATGCTCCAGTGCGACGTAGCCCAGCGCCTCCGCCGAGCGAGCGCGAACGTAGTAGAACTCGTCCTCGTCGGCCAACCGATCAGCCAGCGGTGAGACGACCGCCGCGGTCGCGTCCGGCTCGGCCTCGGCAATCGCGACGAACAGCTTCGCGGTCGTGAGACGGATCGACCGCTCCTCGTCGGTGAGAAACG from Natronorubrum halophilum encodes:
- a CDS encoding FecCD family ABC transporter permease, whose amino-acid sequence is MSGRKSSVGADQTATSMADETRFGWLFDPKLVTVMLGSLAVVFVGAMIQVSYGAYSMTFAEAWRAVFNPNVVFNPHAWDAFLLGETMPEMSTESLIVWNIRLPRVFVAVFVGMNLAISGAIFQAVTRNELASPFILGVSSGAGLMILLTLVVFGGLSAFLPLIAALGGAVAFLIVYVIAWKNGTSPVRLVLAGVIVGTVFGSLQTALFFFADDIGVVQSAIAWTTGSLTGTDWEQVRLVLPWTIVAVLLSIAGSRQMNVLLLGEQTAKSLGMSIEKVRFALSGVAVLAAAASIAVAGIVGFVGLIVPHMVRNLVGSDSKKLIVGCLFVGPALMVAADVGARLALSPTQIPVGIVTGLIGGPYFLYLMRKQENMGEM
- a CDS encoding HEAT repeat domain-containing protein — encoded protein: MDDPTQTRAIDQLNAFLDGGDHEEAKRCLERLRDADTGTRKTALRALRQLGEERPTALEPVFEALTPFLTDEERSIRLTTAKLFVAIAEAEPDATAAVVSPLADRLADEDEFYYVRARSAEALGYVALEHPTTVASPEVLADLRVGLSFDEPEVREKLAKTLEYVALGDQDRLRHHVADLTRHLTDSNEFVRYHLCTALVAIGCTYPSAVSESVDELSDRLDDESPYVRGRAAEAFGLLGRSDSDVSVPDVTSIADDDAEQFLADRVRFAIGADDDGQVDGASNGIGSIEAIRERTDEVVSEMSSPDGDGCPYCGLSLPEMGPPMCPQCGGPR